Proteins from a genomic interval of Fusarium oxysporum Fo47 chromosome I, complete sequence:
- a CDS encoding P-loop containing nucleoside triphosphate hydrolase protein, whose translation MTRPRRHSGASEESSGTAREQELGSMYDYLAKIILLGPSGTGKSCLLHRFVKNEWRVLSSQTIGVEFATKIIKVGTGSRRKRIKLQLWDTAGTERFRSVSRSYYRGAAGAILVYDLTSHASFRNLQPFLNDARALASPNLSLMLVGNKLDLTDTLVDTSLPPPTPTSVTSNSTLTSGMLGAGGSSYTSTATTRDRGASISAGSQQRATVAPEGREVTRAESSRWASTAGISVVTEASAFNGEGVDEIFERLARIILTKIELGEIDPDDPASGIQYGDSGGWNTASDGGSIKSSMTGATVDDGHSGLRRRRKKNRTQNWGLREWEEVFTLSNRRRGGGCC comes from the exons ATGACCAGGCCTCGCCGGCACTCCGGCGCGAGCGAGGAGAGCTCGGGTACGGCTCGGGAGCAG GAGCTAGGGAGCATGTATGATTACCTGGCCAAGATTATATTGCTTGGGCCCAGCGGAACTGGAAA GTCATGCCTACTACATCGTTTTGTCAAGAATGAATGGAGAGTCTTGTCGTCGCAAACCATCGGCGTAGAATTTGCTACAAAAATCATCAAAGTCGGTACCGGATCAAGGCGGAAACGGATAAAGCTTCAG CTCTGGGATACGGCGGGAACTGAACGTTTTCGATCAGTCTCTCGCTCCTATTATCGAGGCGCTGCCGGCGCTATCCTCGTCTACGACCTCACCTCTCACGCATCCTTCCGAAACCTACAACCTTTCCTAAATGATGCCCGAGCGCTTGCATCACCGAACCTGAGCCTTATGCTCGTTGGCAACAAACTCGATCTTACCGATACACTCGTCGACACAAGTCTTCCGCCCCCGACACCAACGAGCGTCACATCCAACTCAACACTGACATCTGGTATGCTCGGCGCTGGAGGCAGCTCTTATACAAGTACAGCCACGACCAGAGATCGCGGGGCATCCATAAGCGCAGGAAGTCAACAAAGAGCCACAGTCGCACCAGAAGGCAGAGAAGTTACGCGAGCGGAATCCAGTCGATGGGCTAGCACGGCAGGAATATCGGTGGTGACAGAAGCGAGCGCATTCAACGGCGAGGGCGTTGACGAGATTTTCGAAAGACTAGCAAGAATAATTCTCACAAAGATTGAATTGGGAGAGATTGATCCTGACGATCCAGCGAGTGGTATCCAGTATGGCGACAGCGGTGGGTGGAACACAGCCAGTGACGGAGGCAGCATCAAGAGTTCTATGACGGGCGCCACTGTGGACGATGGTCATAGCGgactgagaaggaggaggaaaaaGAACAGGACGCAGAACTGGGGACTACGGGAGTGGGAAGAGGTTTTTACGCTGAGCAATCGGCGGAGAGGTGgtggttgttgttga
- a CDS encoding glycoside hydrolase superfamily: protein MAPRTVTPIDKKWQFKQEKEDDSAYLPVAQFPTNVHLDLLHHKKIPDPYIGKNELKVQWIGETVWVYKTTFSSPEIHDGAEAILAFDGLDTFATVELNGEKILETENMFVPERVDVTKNLKRDGENELRITFDAAYLRGWKLVEEHPDHKYVVWNGDGSRLPVRKAQYHWGWDWGPALLTCGPWRPINLEVYESHIADLYTESEVEKSLKKADVVVHAAVEGTASKVRFEVSLDGKKVASETTHVKDKDATTTFHIQDPALWYPVRYGKQPLYTIKATLLEDDNEIDTISKKIGLRKLELVERELDGQPGTSFFFQVNNIPIFCGGSNWIPADNFIPRITKERYRDWVKLVADGNQFMLRVWGGGIYEEDVFYDACDEFGILVWQDFMFACGNYPAWPDLRKSIDREARANIKRLRHHPSIVLWAGNNEDYQLRESENLTYDFDDHDPESWLKTDFPARYIYEKLLPDACKDLHPNAVYHIASPWGGKVTTDPTIGDIHQWNVWHGSQQKYQDYDKLVGRFVSEFGMEGFPDIKTIDAFLPQGKDDPERFSTSSTIDFHNKADGQLRRLGLYMAENFRFTLEPLEDYVYYSQLLQAEALASAYRLWKRQWQGPKKEYCSGVLVWQTNDCWPVTSWAICDYYLQPKHSYFTIKREMAPITIGMTRREHKHPKNKYTRVDIETKVKVEIWGSNLKLEDVTVDCVVKAWDVETGKETYSQTVVSDLVLQSNRSTEIKTLDVPVEKPNADLQAKTVVAAYFYQDGKQIARYVNWPEPLKYLHFQKPKNLKTEISEGCKSVEISAEVPIKGLAVLSGDDGVKFEDNLVDIVPGEVVKIGVTGAKKGTVLKTQYLGMQIHD, encoded by the exons ATGGCTCCCCGCACTGTCACCCCAATCGACAAGAAATGGCAATTCAAGCAGGAGAAAGAAGACGACTCCGCTTATTTACCAGTCGCTCAATTTCCAACAAACGTTCATCTTGACCTTTTACATCATAAGAAGATTCCTGACCCTTATATTGGAAAGAACGAGCTCAAAGTTCAATGGATCGGGGAGACTGTCTGGGTGTACAAGACGACCTTTTCTAGCCCCGAGATTCATGATGGTGCAGAGGCGATTCTGGCCTTTGATGGTCTGGATACCTTCGCCACGGTTGAGTTGAATGGGGAAAAGATTCTTGAGACCGAGAACATGTTTGTTCCCGAACGGGTGGACGTCACAAAGAATCTTAAAAGGGACGGCGAGAATGAGCTCCGCATCACATTTGATGCGGCGTATTTGAGAGGATGGAAGTTAGTGGAAGAGCATCCTGACCACAAGTATGTTGTCTGGAATGGGGATGGCTCAAGACTGCCTGTCAGAAAGGCGCAGTACCACTGG GGCTGGGATTGGGGTCCCGCTTTGCTTACATGTGGTCCTTGGAGACCTATCAACCTTGAAGTTTATGAGTCTCATATCGCAGATCTCTACACTGAGTCAGAGGTTGAGAAGTCCCTCAAGAAGGCGGATGTTGTTGTTCATGCGGCTGTTGAAGGCACAGCCTCAAAAGTCCGCTTTGAAGTCTCTTTAGATGGAAAGAAGGTTGCATCTGAAACCACACATGTAAAAGACAAAGACGCAACCACTACGTTCCACATCCAAGATCCGGCTCTCTGGTATCCAGTCAGATATGGAAAACAACCCCTGTATACCATCAAGGCCACTCTTCTCGAGGACGATAACGAGATAGATACAATCTCCAAGAAGATCGGCCTTCGCAAACTTGAACTTGTTGAACGAGAGCTTGATGGTCAGCCAGGTACCAGCTTCTTTTTTcaagtcaacaacatccCGATCTTCTGCGGTGGAAGCAACTGGATTCCAGCAGATAACTTCATTCCTCGAATTACGAAAGAGAGATACCGAGACTGGGTCAAGCTCGTCGCTGATGGCAATCAGTTTATGCTCCGAGTTTGGGGAGGTGGTATCTacgaagaagatgtcttCTATGACGCCTGCGATGAATTCGGCATCCTTGTTTGGCAGGACTTCATGTTCGCTTGTGGCAACTACCCTGCCTGGCCTGACCTACGGAAGTCTATTGACCGAGAAGCTCGAGCCAATATCAAGCGACTTCGCCACCATCCATCAATTGTTCTTTGGGCTGGCAACAACGAGGACTACCAACTGCGTGAGTCCGAGAATCTTACATATGACTTCGACGACCATGACCCAGAGAGCTGGTTAAAGACCGACTTCCCTGCCCGCTACATTTACGAAAAGCTACTCCCAGACGCTTGCAAAGATCTTCATCCAAATGCCGTCTATCATATTGCCAGCCCTTGGGGTGGCAAGGTGACCACTGACCCAACTATTGGAGATATCCATCAATGGAATGTTTGGCACGGTTCTCAACAAAAGTACCAAGACTATGATAAGCTCGTTGGTAGATTCGTTTCCGAGTTTGGTATGGAAGGTTTCCCAGATATTAAGACCATCGATGCTTTCCTTCCACAAGGCAAAGATGACCCTGAGCgattctcaacatcatctaCGATTGACTTTCACAACAAGGCAGATGGACAGTTGCGTCGACTGGGTCTGTACATGGCCGAAAATTTCCGTTTCACGCTGGAGCCCTTGGAAGACTACGTCTACTACAGCCAACTGCTACAAGCCGAGGCCCTAGCCTCAGCCTATAGGCTTTGGAAGCGACAGTGGCAGGGTCCGAAAAAGGAGTATTGCAGTGGTGTCTTGGTTTGGCAGACCAACGACTGCTGGCCGGTTACTTCATGGGCCATCTGTGACTACTACCTTCAGCCCAAGCATTCCTACTTCACCATCAAGCGGGAGATGGCACCTATCACTATTGGCATGACACGTAGAGAGCACAAGCACCCCAAGAACAAATACACAAGGGTTGATATTGAGACTAAGgtcaaggttgagatttGGGGAAGTAATCTCAAATTGGAAGACGTTACTGTAGACTGTGTTGTCAAGGCCTGGGACGTTGAGACCGGAAAGGAGACATACTCCCAGACAGTTGTTTCTGATCTAGTTCTCCAGAGTAACCGCTCAACGGAAATCAAGACCCTGGATGTCCCCGTTGAGAAGCCCAATGCTGACCTTCAGGCGAAGACTGTTGTTGCAGCTTACTTCTACCAGGATGGCAAACAGATTGCACGATATGTCAACTGGCCCGAGCCACTGAAGTACCTACACTTCCAAAAGcccaagaacctcaagacTGAAATTTCTGAAGGATGCAAGTCCGTTGAGATTAGCGCTGAGGTGCCTATCAAGGGACTAGCGGTATTGAGCGGAGACGATGGGGTCAAGTTTGAAGACAACCTAGTCGACATCGTCCCGGGTGAGGTTGTCAAGATTGGTGTTACAGGTGCCAAGAAGGGTACTGTACTCAAGACACAGTACTTGGGGATGCAGATCCACGATTGA
- a CDS encoding peptidase S8/S53 domain-containing protein, whose translation MVNFKNLAFAATTLLGLVNAAPTTAKVDSSKIIPGKYIVTLKSDIAAADVESHLSWVEDVHKRGLNKRAEKGVERTYNGKYGFHGYAGSFDKSTIKEIKENPDVAIVEEDREWVINWVEEEEEEAETLAKRALTTQSGATWGLGTVSHRSRGSTSYIYDTNAGTNTYAYVVDTGVRTTHNEFEGRAQAVYTAFSGDNADSVGHGTHVSGTIAGKTYGVSKKATIQAVKVFQGSSSSTSIILAGFNWAANDIISKSRTARSVVNMSLGGGYSASFNNAVDSASRSGIISAIAAGNDGANAANTSPASAASAITVGAIDSNWAIASYSNYGTVLDIFAPGSAVLSAWYTSNSATNSISGTSMATPHIAGLVLYGISVNGVSGVSGVTNWLTSTATSGQITGNLRSSPNLIGNNGNTAQ comes from the exons ATGGTGaacttcaagaacctcgcTTTCGCCGCGACAACCCTCCTCGGGCTCGTCAACGCCGCTCCTACTACTGCCAAGGTTGACTCCAGCAAGATCATTCCTGGCAAGTACATCGTCACCCTCAAGTCTGATATTGCTGCTGCCGATGTCGAGAGCCATCTCAGCTGGGTTGAGGATGTTCACAAGCGTGGACTGAACAAGCGTGCCGAGAAGGGTGTTGAGCGCACCTACAACGGCAAGTATGGCTTCCACGGCTATGCTGGCTCTTTCGACAAGAGCACCATCAAGGAGATTAAGGAGAACCCCGAT GTTGCCATCGTCGAAGAGGACCGCGAGTGGGTCATCAACtgggttgaggaggaggaagaagaggcagagACTCTCGCAAAGCGTGCCTTGACTACTCAGAGTGGCGCCACTTGGGGACTCGGCACGGTCTCTCACCGTTCCAGGGGATCTACCAGCTACATCTACGATACCAACGCTGGTACCAACACATATGCCTACGTCGTCGACACTGGTGTTCGAACCACCCACAATGAATTTGAGGGTCGTGCTCAGGCCGTCTACACTGCCTTCAGTGGCGACAACGCCGATTCTGTAGGCCACGGTACTCACGTCTCTGGCACCATTGCCGGCAAGACCTACGGTGTCTCCAAGAAGGCCACCATCCAGGCTGTCAAGGTCTTCCAGGGCAGCTCTTCTAGCACCTCTATCATTCTCGCTGGTTTCAACTGGGCCGCCAACGATATCATCTCCAAGAGTCGAACTGCTCGCTCTGTCGTGAACATGTCTCTTGGTGGTGGTTACTCTGCTTCTTTCAACAACGCCGTCGACTCTGCTTCCCGATCTGGTATCATCTCTGCCATTGCTGCTGGAAACGATGGTGCCAACGCCGCCAACACCTctcctgcttctgctgcCAGCGCTATCACCGTCGGTGCTATCGACAGCAACTGGGCCATTGCCTCTTACTCCAACTACGGCACCGTCCTTGACATCTTTGCTCCCGGTTCCGCCGTTCTCTCTGCGTGGTACACTAGCAACAGTgccaccaacagcatcagcgGTACCTCTATGGCTACTCCCCACATTGCTGGTCTTGTCCTTTACGGTATCTCTGTCAACGGTGTCTCCGGCGTCTCTGGTGTCACCAACTGGCTCACCAGCACTGCTACTTCTGGCCAGATCACTGGCAACCTCCGCAGCTCCCCCAACCTGATCGGTAACAACGGCAACACTGCCCAGTAA
- a CDS encoding fido domain-containing protein: MDDDAYEYNILQKSPKELHQELRRHITDVKEGLEQSEDKSDLDEHIIDELARMVYGSNMIENVGGGLDFTLKLCKDVFRGGKEPPEEISERDPDYEQLEIYLSNNDLPCKHADILQSYREIVQHAEAARFMIEQVCINSKGLSEDIIVQAHGDLTYKIEISEHISWNVYSGRYRLWNVQCGSHVFMDHSKVRIAMRDMIEELESDIKKATNKGQIDPVALASKYCHQFVNIHPFGDGNGRTCRLILNTLLIKYGGGCPIVSIRQDGRDRREYLRIAVAQSMAQLAFFTLQHARDSMLRLKEATKLRVSVLNDEKTRKFIPELKRGTFNRHTRVGHFSEIRGYKTKAGNKRISKNFRTLL; this comes from the exons ATGGATGACGACGCTTATGAGTATAACATCCTGCAAAAGAGCCCCAAAGAACTTCACCAGGAACTACGCAGGCACATTACAGATGTCAAAGAAGGGCTGGAACAGTCTGAAGATAAGTCTGACCTTGACGAACATATCATAGATGAACTCGCTCGCATGGTCTATGGGTCCAATATGATCGAGAATGTTGGCGGAGGTCTCGACTTCACACTAAAGCTCTGCAAAGACGTCTTCCGAGGAGGCAAAGAGCCTCCCGAAGAGATTAGCGAACGTGACCCAGATTACGAACAACTCGAAATTTATCTCTCGAATAACGACTTACCTTGCAAACATGCCGATATCCTTCAAAGTTACCGAGAGATCGTTCAACACGCCGAGGCTGCCCGGTTCATGATCGAGCAAGtctgcatcaacagcaaggGCTTATCTGAGGATATCATCGTGCAAGCTCATGGTGACCTGACATATAAAATCGAAATCAGCGAACATATATCCTGGAACGTATACAGTGGACGGTACCGGTTATGGAATGTCCAATGTGGTTCTCATGTCTTCATGGACCATAGCAAGGTCCGCATTGCGATGCGCGACATGATAGAGGAACTAGAGTCcgatatcaagaaggctaCGAACAAAGGACAAATCGACCCGGTAGCGCTTGCAAGTAAGTACTGCCACCAGTTTGTTAACATCCATCCCTTTGGAGACGGCAACGGCAGGACATGCCGTCTTATTCTTAACACTCTCCTCATTAAGTACGGCGGTGGGTGTCCCATCGTCAGCATCAGGCAGGACGGCAGAGATCGACGAGAGTATTTGCGCATCGCCGTGGCGCAAAGTATGGCGCAGCTCGCGTTTTTCACACTACAACATGCCCGTGATAGCATGCTTAGGCTAAAGGAGGCAACAAAACTTAGGGTATCTGTCCTAAATGATGAAAAGACTCGG AAGTTTATTCCCGAACTCAAAAGAGGCACTTTTAACCGCCACACACGCGTCGGACATTTTAGCGAAATCCGGGGTTACAAGACGAAAGCTGGAAATAAGCGCATCTCAAAAAACTTCAGGACTTTACTCTAA
- a CDS encoding general substrate transporter: protein MESTVDERTKLAYQNRWRTLAKNPKLIVIALFASFGGFEYGYQQGVLGQSLVMHRFKENFPSIVNSSSATGWLTSILQLGGILGSLSAGVFGEVYSRKYTMFMACCWVILGSYLYIGGTKDNASMLYAGRFFTGIGVGTFSGVGPLYNAELSSPELRGFLVSFYQFCTILGIMLSFWIGYGSNYIGGTGQGQSNLAWMLPSIIQGIPAVLLALGIWWLPFSPRWLVKQGRDEEALKTLSYLRNLPIEHELIQVEYKEIKAEALFEQRAFAKNFPNLAAKEQGSVWMAQFAQYYQIFRTKDNFKRVATAWLVMFWQQWSGIDAIIYYASQVFESLGLTGGTQALLATGVTGVVFFVFTLPAMAIIDKVGRKPMLYVGSIVMLISMVLAGIIVAKFQHDWETHSAAGWVAVAFIWLYVGAFGATWGPVSWTLVAEIFPLSIRSKGSSIGASSNWLNNFAVAFYVPPMFETLEWGTYIFFAVFLACSMVWLYFCLPETKGATLEDMDRVFGSHTGEEDAKMLDEARRDVGLGIELEVDALKAEKALVEDGEIDTRPSHHENA, encoded by the exons atggagTCGACAGTTGACGAGCGGACGAAGCTCGCCTACCAAAACCGATGGAGGACTCTCGCCAAGAACCCCaagctcatcgtcatcgctctCTTCGCCTC CTTCGGCGGCTTCGAATATGGCTACCAACAAGGTGTCCTAGGCCAGTCCCTGGTGATGCATCGCTTCAAGGAAAACTTCCCCTCTATTGTCAACTCGTCCTCAGCCACTGGCTGGCTCACCTCGATCCTTCAGCTCGGTGGTATTTTGGGCTCGTTGTCCGCTGGTGTCTTTGGTGAAGTCTACTCACGAAAGTATACTATGTTTATGGCTTGCTGCTGGGTTATTCTTGGTAGTTATTTGTATATCGGAGGAACCAAGGATAATGCTTCTATGCTCTATGCTGGTCGATTCTTCACTGGTATCGGAGTTGGCACTTTCAGTGGTGTTGG TCCTCTCTACAACGCCGAATTATCGTCTCCCGAACTCCGTGGCTTCCTCGTCTCCTTCTACCAATTCTGCACTATCCTCGGTATCATGCTCTCATTCTGGATCGGATACGGCAGCAACTACATCGGCGGCACAGGACAAGGCCAAAGTAACCTCGCATGGATGCTCCCATCCATCATCCAAGGAATCCCTGCTGTTCTTCTCGCTCTTGGAATCTGGTGGTTGCCATTTTCCCCACGTTGGCTCGTCAAGCAGGGTCGTGATGAGGAGGCTCTCAAGACACTGTCCTACCTTCGCAACCTTCCCATCGAGCACGAGCTCATTCAGGTGGAGTacaaggagatcaaggcaGAGGCTCTCTTTGAACAGCGCGCATTCGCCAAGAACTTCCCCAATCTGGCTGCTAAAGAGCAGGGCAGTGTCTGGATGGCCCAGTTTGCTCAGTACTATCAGATCTTCCGCACCAAGGACAACTTCAAACGAGTTGCTACAGCTTGGCTGGTTATGTTCTGGCAGCAGTGGTCGGGCATCGACGCGATCATCTACTATGCCAGCCAAGTCTTTGAAAGTCTAGGTCTTACCGGAGGAACGCAGGCTCTATTGGCGACGGGAGTTACGGGCGTTGtgttcttcgtcttcactTTACCTGCGATGGCGATCATCGACAAGGTTGGACGAAAGCCCATGCTTTATGTTGGATCCATCGTCATGCTTATCTCTATGGTTCTCGCCGGTATTATTGTCGCCAAGTTCCAGCACGATTGGGAGACGCATAGTGCTGCAGGTTGGGTTGCCGTGGCTTTCATCTGGCTCTACGTTGGAGCTTTTGGAGCTACTTGGGGTCCTGTGTCATGGACTCTTGTTGCCGAGATCTTCCCTCTGTCTATCCGATCCAAGGGTTCTTCGATTGGTGCCTCCAGTAACTGG CTCAACAACTTTGCTGTTGCCTTTTACGTGCCCCCAATGTTTGAGACTCTCGAATGGGGCACTTACATCTTCTTTGCCGTTTTCTTGGCATGCAGTATGGTCTGGCTGTACTTTTGTCTTCCAGAAACGAAGGGTGCTACTCTCGAGGATATGGACCGGGTCTTCGGAAGCCACACTGGTGAAGAGGACGCAAAGATGCTGGATGAGGCGCGCCGAGATGTTGGTCTCGGAATCGAGCTAGAGGTTGACGCTTTGAAGGCTGAGAAGGCGTTGGTGGAGGATGGAGAGATTGACACAAGGCCATCTCACCACGAGAACGCTTAG